The following proteins are encoded in a genomic region of Sphaeramia orbicularis chromosome 2, fSphaOr1.1, whole genome shotgun sequence:
- the ccdc28a gene encoding coiled-coil domain-containing protein 28A, translating into MEERKLKRKSPRTSTNAAAPSGGSGRKNSASSGGRHVGYSHNMGTHSSQKSKSRRGVRDKPKSQLGQGGKATQNQGQAAPTIQHSFLTDVSDVQEMENGLLSLLNDFHSGKLQAFGNECSIDQMEHVREMQEKLARLHFDLYGEVDEMPEDQRKMACDTNMDKLLLNLEELSSSIQKLNLADTQEIPRTASV; encoded by the exons ATGGAGGAGCGAAAGCTAAAACGAAAAAGTCCCAGGACGTCCACTAATGCGGCGGCACCGAGCGGCGGGTCCGGCCGGAAAAACAGTGCTTCGTCCGGGGGAAGGCACGTCGGCTACAGCCACAACATGGGCACTCACTCCAGCCAGAAGAGCAAGAGCAGGAG GGGAGTGAGAGATAAGCCCAAGTCTCAGCTGGGTCAGGGGGGCAAGGCCACCCAGAACCAAGGCCAGGCGGCCCCCACCATCCAACACTCCTTCCTGACTGATGTGTCTGATGTACAGGAGATGGAGAACGGCCTCCTCAGCCTCCTTAACGACTTCCACTCAGGGAAACTCCAAGCATTtg GAAATGAGTGCTCTATTGACCAGATGGAGCATGTGAGGGAGATGCAGGAGAAGCTGGCCCGTTTGCACTTTGACCTCTATGGTGAGGTGGATGAAATGCCTGAAGATCAGAGGAAAATGGCCTGTGATACCAACATGGACAAACTGCTCCTAAAT CTTGAGGAGCTGAGTTCTTCTAT TCAGAAACTAAATCTAGCAGACACCCAAGAGATCCCACGGACTGCCAGTGTGTGA
- the ect2l gene encoding LOW QUALITY PROTEIN: epithelial cell-transforming sequence 2 oncogene-like (The sequence of the model RefSeq protein was modified relative to this genomic sequence to represent the inferred CDS: inserted 1 base in 1 codon; deleted 2 bases in 2 codons), which translates to MDTSLRSAPHSVKRWQLRGTDYETPRTHSARSETLFSAWTPLHDKTSNLQLFEERVRLVLHWFDLWTDGQRKHLLHCLLTHCTRSQLKYCRDVLIETVPVTQVDFTVVLPRFLSLYVLSFLSPIDLCSAAQVCWNWRVLAEQDCLWADRCIRRGWFLPYTPREKEFGAWKSHYVSCVSTLDRFTPREAAERYGTLNQRTSGITEEEEERQKERRIRQMIRDKLQQEKRQSLRTRRAWGCYSKPEGAKGGSNRSGMFSSGITFSSSPSLSWPPRTVASQSLDQNLEQSLSTSTSQTLERTQASSPVRIPAYEVGTECMKGGVIGFCMINRQTVSGLLTQVERAISGQRAQRLGVLAPGGTEEIHLLHSSNLSERTLLAPDHREFWKKLCPVGTTEEGGGIDIFSPLAASASGLALIKTLSALTGLEVRAPXGLATGSFQNILGEWSDMSVCTNLSNQHFSGLHSSPALQYLHECVLQGWCTQAQWMEEALKELRGSLGPQVQRVSLEARGRFLGNFLWEKLRLEALCVSKDLAEALTEGLTVLSRQEETRPLEFLTVFLTRWSEIKEGGESKGEGIERNKGADDFPLTHQSSQSCFNLTFELPQTVLDWRGAVVRELHHSECLYLGRLSAVQKVYQEPLTEALNSNRAILSLADILIILSPVSQILALNRLFQVDLHARLQQWGAEQCVGDVFVKFSSKFRVYTNYFNNYSTAVHTIDKCRENKPSFRAFLKRTDRTLATHMLSLQELLLCPVWRMEEYVALLQVLSVHTHPSHPDHTEVSSALNTLLRYRDFIQKLKRNSERDRLMEETQQMIQGCPRLHEANRQLIMIQDAVLLRSPDEDIPDCLRTFEQVSDVSLFLFSDALVLTRRNVRHTPFSLSRHTSHTFMASVALSSLNVREITHTRYVSHAFVLDGPCRTWVCATERAEEREHFLSVLRSAINTAPRGHQ; encoded by the exons ATGGACACGAGTCTGAGATCAGCCCCTCACTCGGTGAAGCGTTGGCAGCTCCGTGGAACAGATTATGAAACACCGCGAACCCACAGCGCGCGCTCAGAAACCCTGTTCAGCGCCTGGACTCCCCTGCACGACAAGACCAGCAACCTGCAG TTATTTGAGGAGAGGGTCCGTCTTGTGCTCCACTGGTTTGATTTGTGGACTGATGGGCAGAGGAAACATCTGCTTCACTGTCTGCTCACACACTGCACCAGGTCACAGCTCAA ATACTGCAGAGATGTGCTCATTGAGACGGTTCCTGTCACTCAAGTGGACTTCACTGTGGTGCTTCCAAGGTTCCTTTCCCTATATGTGTTGTCATTCCTTTCCCCTATCGACCTCTGTTCTGCTGCCCAAGTCTGCTGGAACTGGAGGGTCCTGGCAGAACAG GACTGTCTGTGGGCAGACCGGTGCATCCGCAGAGGTTGGTTTCTTCCCTACACCCCCAGGGAGAAAGAGTTCGGAGCGTGGAAGAGCCACTATGTGTCCTGCGTCTCCACACTGGACCGGTTCACTCCACGAGAGGCAGCCGAGCGTTATGGGACCCTCAACCAGCGAACCAGTGGAAtcacagaagaagaggaagagagacAAAAGGAGAGGAGGATAAGGCAGATGATTAGGGACAAACTTCAACAGGAGAAGA GACAGTCTTTGAGAACCAGAAGAGCCTGGGGCTGCTACTCAAAGCCAGAGGGAGCTAAAGGTGGGTCCAACAGGTCAGGGATGTTCAGCTCTGGGATAACGTTCAGCTCAAGTCCATCTCTCTCGTGGCCCCCAAGAACTGTTGCGTCTCAGAGCCTGGACCAGAACTTGGAACAGAGCCTGTCCACAAGTACAAGCCAAACTTTGGAGAGAACTCAGGCCTCCAGTCCAGTCAG AATTCCTGCCTATGAG GTAGGTACTGAGTGCATGAAGGGGGGAGTGATTGGGTTCTGTATGATCAACAGACAGACTGTCTCAGGTCTCCTGACCCAGGTGGAGAGGGCCATATCTGGGCAGAGAGCTCAGAGACTGGGTGTGCTCGCTCCAGGTGGAACAGAAGAAATCCATCTTCTTCACA GCAGTAACCTATCAGAGAGGACTCTGCTGGCCCCTGACCACAGAGAATTCTGGAAAAAG CTGTGTCCAGTTGGCACGACTGAAGAAGGAGGAGGGATTGACATCT TCTCCCCACTAGCTGCATCTG CTTCAGGACTGGCTCTCATCAAGACTCTGTCTGCTCTTACTGGTTTAGAGGTTCGGGCTC ATGGTCTTGCCACCGGAAGTTTTCAGAACA TCCTGGGTGAGTGGTCTGACATGAGTGTGTGTACCAACCTCTCAAACCAGCATTTTAGCGGGCTGCACTCGTCTCCAGCATTGCAGTATTTGCATGAGTGTGTCCTTCAGGGCTGGTGCACACAGGCTCAGTGGATGGAGGAGGCTCTGAAGGAGCTGAGGGGCTCCCTGGGCCCACAAGTACAGCGGGTCAGCCTTGAGGCCAGGGGCCGGTTTCTGG GTAATTTTCTGTGGGAGAAACTGCGCCTTGAGGCTCTTTGTGTGTCCAAAGACTTAGCTGAAGCTCTGACTGAAGGACTCACTGTTCTCTCCAGACAGGAAGAG ACCAGGCCTTTGGAGTTCCTCACTGTCTTCCTGACAAGATGGAGTGAAAtaaaggagggaggagagagtAAAGGGGAGGGGATAGAGAGGAACAAAGGAGCAGATGATTTCCCTCTGACACACCAGAGCTCTCAGAGTTGCTTCAACCTGACGTTTGAGCTACCGCAG ACTGTGTTGGACTGGAGAGGTGCAGTGGTCAGAGAGCTGCACCACAGCGAGTGTCTTTATCTGGGCAGGCTGAGTGCTGTGCAAAAG GTGTACCAGGAGCCTCTGACAGAAGCTTTAAACTCCAACAGAGCCATTCTGAGCCTTGCGGACATCCTCATTATCCTCAGTCCTGTGTCACAAATACTGGCGCTCAACAG gTTGTTTCAGGTGGATTTACATGCTAGGCTGCAGCAGTGGGGTGCAGAGCAGTGTGTGGGAGATGTGTTTGTAAAATTCAGCTCAAAATTTAGAGTTTACACCAACTACTTCAACAACTACTCCACTGCCGTCCACACCATTGACAAG tgcagAGAGAATAAGCCTTCATTCCGAGCTTTCCTCAAGAGAACAGACAGAACTCTCGCAACACACATGCTGAG CCTACAGGAGCTGCTCCTGTGTCCAGTGTGGCGGATGGAGGAGTACGTCGCTCTGCTCCAAGTGCTGTCTGTACACACACATCCGAGTCATCCCGATCACACAGAGGTCTCATCAGCTCTCAACACGCTGCTACGGTACAGAGACTTCATACAAAAG TTAAAGCGTAACTCTGAGAGGGACAGACTGATGGAGGAAACCCAGCAGATGATACAAGGCTGTCCG CGCCTCCATGAAGCAAACCGGCAGCTGATAATGATTCAGGATGCGGTGTTGCTGAGAAGTCCTGATGAAGACATCCCAGACTGTCTCAG gaccTTTGAGCAGGTGTCTGACGTCAGCCTGTTCCTGTTCAGTGATGCTTTGGTGCTGACGAGGCGAAATGTGCGTCACACACCCTTCAGCTTGTCTCGCCACACTTCACACACCTTCATGGCTTCTGTTGCCCTCAGCAGCCTGAACGTCAGAGAGATCACGCACACACGCT ATGTGTCTCATGCCTTTGTCCTGGATGGTCCCTGTCGTACCTGGGTTTGTGCCACAGAAAGAGCCGAAGAGAGAGAGCATTTCCTGTCTGTGCTACGTTCAGCCATAAACACTGCTCCGAGGGGACATCAGTAA